The Anabaena sp. WA102 genome contains a region encoding:
- a CDS encoding phosphoketolase family protein, protein MTIASIPQIKPLTDTELQQINAYWRAANYLSVGQIYLLDNPLLREPLKQEHVKPRLLGHWGTTPGLNLIYAHFNRVIKKYDLNAIYIAGPGHGGPGLVANTYLEGTYSEYYPNISQDEEGMQKLFKQFSFPGGIPSHVAPETPGSIHEGGELGYALVHAYGAVFDNPDLIVAAVVGDGEAETGPLATSWHSNKFINPVTDGAVLPILHLNGYKIANPTVLARIPHEELESLFIGYGYKPYFVEGSDPADVHQKMAAVLDTIIPEIQSIQREARIHGCQERPQWPMIVLRTPKGWTGPKEVDGKKTEGYWRSHQVPFSDIAGKPEHLQLLEDWLKSYNPEELFNEKGQLIPELAELAPKGQRRMGDNPHANGGILLRDLKMPDFSNYAVEVPQPGTVNAEATKVTGKFLRDIMKLNDESRNFRVFGPDETASNRLDPLFEVTNRAWDAETLPEDDHLSPDGRVMEILSETNCQGWLEGYLLTGRHGFFSCYEAFIHIIDSMFNQHAKWLKTTRHITWRRPIASLNYLLTSHVWRQDHNGFSHQDPGFIDHVINKKAEIIRVYLPPDANTLLSVTDHCLRSRNYVNVIVAGKQPALQYLDMDAALKHCTKGLGIWEWASNDQDGETDVVMACAGDVPTLETLAAVDILRQHFPDLKVRVVNVVDLMTLQPQSEHPHGLSSKDFDTIFTTDKPVIFAFHGYPWLIHRLTYRHTNHQNIHVRGYKEEGTTTTPFDMVVMNDLDRFHLVMDVIDRVPKLGSQAAYVKQKLQDKLIEHKQYIQKHGEDMPEIRDWTWPY, encoded by the coding sequence ATGACTATTGCCAGTATCCCACAGATAAAGCCTTTAACAGACACAGAATTACAACAAATCAATGCTTATTGGCGTGCTGCTAACTATCTGTCTGTTGGACAAATTTACCTTCTTGATAATCCCTTACTCAGAGAACCCCTTAAACAAGAACACGTTAAACCTCGACTCTTAGGACATTGGGGAACTACTCCTGGGCTAAATTTGATTTATGCCCACTTCAACCGAGTTATTAAAAAATACGACCTCAACGCAATTTATATAGCTGGGCCCGGACATGGTGGACCTGGACTTGTTGCCAATACCTACTTAGAAGGAACATATAGCGAATATTACCCTAACATCTCCCAAGATGAGGAGGGAATGCAAAAACTATTTAAGCAGTTCTCTTTTCCTGGTGGTATTCCCAGCCACGTCGCCCCAGAAACCCCTGGTTCTATCCATGAAGGGGGAGAATTAGGTTATGCTTTAGTTCACGCTTATGGGGCGGTATTTGATAACCCTGATTTGATAGTTGCGGCGGTTGTCGGTGACGGAGAAGCGGAAACTGGACCTTTGGCAACTAGCTGGCATTCTAACAAATTTATTAACCCGGTTACTGATGGTGCGGTTTTACCAATTCTGCATTTAAATGGTTACAAAATTGCCAACCCAACCGTATTAGCACGGATACCTCATGAGGAGTTAGAAAGCCTATTTATCGGTTATGGCTATAAACCTTACTTTGTGGAAGGCTCAGATCCTGCGGACGTTCACCAAAAAATGGCAGCAGTATTAGATACCATTATTCCCGAAATTCAAAGTATTCAAAGAGAAGCGCGGATACATGGTTGCCAAGAAAGACCGCAATGGCCGATGATTGTTTTACGCACTCCTAAAGGTTGGACGGGTCCCAAGGAAGTGGACGGGAAGAAAACAGAAGGTTATTGGCGATCGCACCAAGTCCCCTTTAGTGATATAGCTGGTAAACCGGAACATCTGCAACTGCTGGAAGATTGGCTAAAAAGTTACAATCCTGAAGAACTGTTTAATGAAAAGGGTCAACTCATTCCTGAACTTGCAGAATTAGCACCCAAAGGTCAGCGTCGCATGGGAGACAACCCCCACGCTAACGGCGGAATTTTGCTGCGTGACTTGAAAATGCCTGATTTCTCCAACTACGCTGTAGAAGTACCCCAACCAGGGACAGTTAACGCCGAAGCTACCAAAGTTACTGGTAAGTTTCTCCGTGACATTATGAAACTGAACGACGAAAGCCGCAACTTCCGCGTTTTTGGTCCTGACGAAACCGCCTCAAATCGGCTAGACCCTTTATTTGAAGTGACAAATCGCGCTTGGGATGCGGAAACTCTCCCCGAAGATGACCATTTATCTCCCGACGGTCGAGTAATGGAAATCCTCAGCGAAACCAATTGTCAAGGATGGTTAGAAGGCTATTTATTAACAGGTCGTCATGGTTTCTTCTCCTGTTATGAAGCTTTTATTCACATCATTGATTCGATGTTCAACCAACACGCCAAATGGTTGAAAACGACTCGTCATATTACTTGGAGAAGACCAATTGCATCTTTAAATTATCTTCTCACTTCCCACGTTTGGCGACAAGATCATAACGGGTTCTCTCACCAAGATCCTGGGTTTATTGACCACGTAATTAACAAAAAAGCCGAAATCATTCGTGTTTATCTGCCACCTGATGCTAACACTTTGCTATCAGTAACCGACCATTGTTTAAGAAGTCGTAATTATGTCAATGTGATTGTTGCCGGTAAACAACCTGCATTACAATATTTAGACATGGATGCAGCCCTAAAACATTGTACTAAAGGTTTAGGAATTTGGGAATGGGCTAGTAATGATCAAGACGGTGAAACTGATGTAGTCATGGCTTGTGCTGGAGATGTTCCGACTTTGGAAACTTTAGCGGCTGTGGATATTTTAAGACAACATTTCCCAGATTTAAAAGTGCGGGTTGTCAATGTTGTGGATTTGATGACGCTACAACCACAAAGTGAACATCCTCACGGTTTAAGTAGTAAGGATTTCGATACGATTTTCACAACTGATAAACCTGTGATTTTTGCTTTTCATGGTTATCCTTGGTTAATTCATCGTCTCACCTATCGGCATACAAATCACCAAAATATTCATGTGCGTGGTTATAAAGAGGAAGGAACAACAACCACACCTTTTGATATGGTGGTGATGAATGATTTAGATAGATTCCATTTAGTTATGGATGTGATTGACCGTGTACCAAAATTAGGTTCTCAAGCAGCTTATGTGAAGCAAAAATTGCAAGATAAGTTGATTGAACATAAGCAATATATTCAGAAACACGGTGAAGATATGCCAGAAATCCGCGATTGGACTTGGCCATATTAA
- a CDS encoding glycosyltransferase family 4 protein, with the protein MENISQLGSQVRHKTAYPDILVISRIFRPDEAVIGEYVYNRCLQDPDRVIVLAGSCAGDKKFDKSQQFPVYRWFNFPACCDHWLGNIIQSGFNIIAAFLLAIKLYFRYHYRYIEWCHGYDFPALLLLSYILPIRFFIYLHGNDLLSVTSNPLWRWLLKLTLNRADGIVCNSSYIRNFLRNTFRLDTPTHVINPVVRSERFGNPTSLSHIDDLRNRIRQIYNIPETAIVILSVGNLVKYKNFNRVIDNIPVLLNFGVDVHCIICGEGSCEIQLKSQAERLRIDQRVHFAGYVPERDLAGYYAACDIFAMLNSDNYEDQTIDNFGMVYLEAGYFGKPVIASRLGSVLDAVHHEENGLLVNPDSGYEVLQTFNRLCQDSQLREKLGRQGRELAKRKTYHRWLYSPESCSSCLLN; encoded by the coding sequence ATGGAAAATATATCACAACTAGGGTCACAAGTTAGACATAAAACAGCTTACCCAGATATCCTCGTTATTTCCCGAATATTTCGCCCAGATGAGGCTGTAATTGGTGAATATGTCTATAATCGCTGTTTACAAGATCCAGATCGGGTAATTGTTTTAGCTGGTAGTTGTGCTGGAGATAAGAAATTTGATAAATCCCAACAATTTCCTGTTTATCGTTGGTTTAATTTTCCGGCTTGCTGTGATCACTGGCTAGGAAATATAATCCAATCTGGTTTTAATATTATTGCTGCTTTTTTATTAGCTATTAAATTATATTTTCGCTATCATTACCGCTATATTGAATGGTGTCACGGCTATGATTTTCCGGCATTGTTGTTACTCAGTTATATTTTACCAATTCGCTTTTTTATCTATTTACATGGTAATGATTTACTAAGTGTAACTAGTAATCCGTTATGGAGATGGCTATTAAAATTAACTCTCAATCGTGCTGATGGAATTGTTTGTAATAGTTCTTATATTCGCAATTTTTTAAGAAATACTTTTCGGCTAGATACACCCACTCATGTGATAAATCCGGTAGTGAGGTCAGAAAGATTTGGCAATCCCACTAGTTTGAGTCATATTGATGATTTACGTAATCGTATCCGGCAGATTTATAATATTCCTGAAACAGCGATAGTTATTCTTTCTGTGGGTAATTTAGTTAAATATAAAAACTTTAACCGGGTAATAGATAATATTCCCGTATTGCTAAATTTTGGTGTGGATGTTCATTGCATTATTTGCGGTGAAGGATCTTGTGAAATCCAGCTAAAATCTCAAGCGGAAAGGTTACGAATTGATCAACGGGTACATTTTGCAGGGTATGTGCCAGAAAGGGATTTAGCCGGTTATTATGCAGCTTGTGATATTTTTGCCATGTTAAATTCAGATAATTATGAAGATCAAACCATAGATAATTTTGGTATGGTTTATTTAGAAGCTGGTTATTTTGGCAAACCTGTAATTGCTTCTCGTTTAGGTAGTGTTTTAGATGCAGTTCATCATGAAGAAAATGGCCTGTTAGTAAATCCCGATTCTGGTTATGAGGTTTTGCAAACTTTTAATCGGTTATGTCAAGATTCACAGCTTCGGGAAAAACTTGGCCGTCAAGGTAGGGAATTAGCGAAACGGAAGACCTATCATCGCTGGTTATATAGTCCTGAATCTTGTTCTTCTTGTTTGTTAAATTAA
- a CDS encoding thioredoxin family protein translates to MNKGVITITDAEFETEVLKAEQPVLVYFWASWCGPCQLMSPVINLAANKYSDRLKIVKMETDPNPLTVKQYQVEGLPALRLVRGEQLLVSIEGVIGKDKLLSFLEDHLNNN, encoded by the coding sequence ATGAACAAGGGTGTAATCACTATCACTGATGCTGAGTTTGAAACGGAAGTATTAAAAGCCGAGCAGCCTGTATTGGTTTATTTTTGGGCTTCCTGGTGTGGTCCTTGTCAACTGATGTCACCAGTTATTAATTTGGCTGCTAACAAATATAGCGATCGCCTAAAAATTGTTAAGATGGAAACTGACCCCAATCCACTCACAGTCAAACAATATCAAGTAGAAGGTCTCCCCGCGCTGAGATTGGTAAGAGGAGAACAACTATTAGTATCTATTGAGGGAGTAATTGGTAAAGATAAATTACTCAGTTTTTTGGAAGATCATTTAAATAATAATTAG
- a CDS encoding DUF721 domain-containing protein, protein MSFKSIDQVLGNIQRSPQWQEQVLLRLLKCWGEVVGTTVAVQTRPLSIQRDVLWVATSSAAWAQNLTFGRKTMLVKLNNKLSTSLVDIRFSTAEWKNSSIAGTEATVSASEHPSYVADDLTGDRLVKPNIDNALGAFENWAKMMQERSHHLPLCPQCQCPTPRGELERWEVCSLCCSKRLG, encoded by the coding sequence ATGTCTTTTAAGTCAATTGATCAGGTTTTAGGAAATATTCAACGTTCACCACAATGGCAAGAACAGGTATTGCTGCGGTTACTGAAGTGTTGGGGAGAAGTTGTGGGGACTACTGTTGCGGTGCAAACTCGTCCTTTGTCTATTCAGCGCGATGTTTTGTGGGTGGCAACTTCTAGTGCTGCTTGGGCGCAAAATTTGACATTTGGCAGGAAAACTATGTTGGTAAAGTTAAATAACAAGCTGTCTACGTCTTTGGTAGATATTCGCTTTTCTACAGCCGAGTGGAAAAATTCATCAATAGCGGGAACAGAAGCCACTGTTTCGGCATCTGAACATCCTAGTTATGTAGCTGATGATTTAACTGGTGATAGGTTGGTTAAACCCAATATTGACAATGCTTTGGGTGCTTTTGAGAATTGGGCGAAGATGATGCAAGAGCGATCGCATCATCTCCCCTTATGTCCCCAATGTCAATGTCCCACTCCACGGGGCGAACTTGAACGCTGGGAAGTTTGTTCTCTCTGCTGCTCCAAGCGGTTAGGATAA
- a CDS encoding PspA/IM30 family protein, whose protein sequence is MGLFDRLKRVVGANLNDLVSKAEDPEKMLEQALLEMQEDMVKLRQGVAQAIAAQKRTEKQYNEGQNEINKWQRNAQLALQKGDENLARQALERKKTYTDTATALKTSLDQQTVQVEGLKKNLIQLESKISEAKTKKEMLKARITAAKAQEQLQGMVSGMNTSSAMSAFERMEEKVLMQEARAQSGAELASADLDHQFAQLESGSDVDDELAAMKASLAPAPEPKLLTPEQPSPSTPVQPTSTARPAQPVDAELEALRKQLDNL, encoded by the coding sequence ATGGGATTATTTGATCGCCTTAAACGAGTAGTTGGTGCTAACTTAAACGATTTAGTCAGTAAAGCCGAAGATCCAGAAAAAATGCTGGAACAAGCCCTCCTCGAAATGCAAGAGGATATGGTGAAGTTGCGCCAAGGTGTAGCACAAGCAATAGCTGCCCAGAAGCGGACAGAAAAACAGTATAATGAGGGACAAAACGAAATTAATAAATGGCAGCGCAACGCCCAACTTGCCCTACAAAAAGGTGATGAGAACCTAGCCCGTCAAGCATTAGAGCGCAAGAAAACTTATACTGATACTGCTACGGCTTTAAAAACCAGTCTAGATCAGCAAACTGTTCAGGTAGAAGGTCTCAAGAAAAATTTAATCCAGTTAGAGAGCAAAATTTCTGAAGCCAAAACCAAGAAAGAAATGCTCAAAGCCCGGATTACGGCTGCAAAAGCCCAAGAGCAACTTCAAGGCATGGTTAGTGGTATGAATACCAGTAGTGCCATGTCTGCTTTTGAGCGCATGGAAGAAAAAGTATTAATGCAAGAAGCCCGCGCTCAGTCAGGAGCGGAGTTAGCAAGTGCAGATTTAGATCACCAATTTGCACAATTGGAGTCTGGTAGTGATGTTGATGATGAATTAGCTGCTATGAAAGCATCCCTAGCACCTGCACCAGAACCAAAACTACTCACCCCAGAACAACCTAGCCCCTCCACTCCAGTCCAACCAACCAGTACAGCTAGACCTGCTCAACCAGTTGATGCTGAATTGGAAGCCCTCCGTAAACAATTGGATAATCTGTAG
- a CDS encoding calcium-binding protein, producing MLQTPRDVLEKRMHKYVFGVNLITTGLGNDVIYCGASGDFIDGGAGNNVIFAGEGNNRILTGKGNDTIYAGAGNDTIYSGKGVQSTQLRLTTSDKLPDALTQAQPSPIQTPLRV from the coding sequence ATGCTACAAACGCCAAGAGACGTTCTTGAAAAAAGAATGCACAAGTATGTTTTTGGAGTAAACCTGATCACCACTGGGTTGGGTAATGATGTCATCTACTGCGGTGCGAGTGGTGATTTTATTGATGGGGGTGCTGGGAATAATGTCATCTTTGCAGGGGAAGGCAACAACCGCATCCTGACGGGTAAAGGCAACGACACAATTTATGCCGGGGCAGGGAATGACACGATCTACTCTGGTAAAGGCGTTCAGTCAACGCAGCTTCGATTAACGACTTCGGACAAATTGCCGGACGCTTTGACACAGGCGCAACCTTCACCAATACAAACGCCACTACGGGTGTAG
- the nadC gene encoding carboxylating nicotinate-nucleotide diphosphorylase, which produces MKSSVAVLPPFLVLDQLLQSWLLEDIGRGDRTTQSLLSQHPTRGEAKWIAKAPGIIAGLPIAARVFQLLNNQVDFVNVTDEGTPCEPGQVIAEINGSLDTLLMGERVALNLVMRLSGIASLTNIYVEKIADLPAQLVDTRKTTPGLRILEKYATALGGAMNHRMGLDDAVMIKDNHIVAAGGIGEAITRIRSHVPYPLTIEVETENLAQVREALQYRADIIMLDNMPLSMMSEAVLLIRNEDDRVKIEASGNVTLETVRAVAETGVDYISTSAPITQSKWLDLSMRMV; this is translated from the coding sequence ATGAAGAGTTCAGTGGCTGTACTACCACCGTTTTTGGTGCTGGATCAATTGTTGCAAAGTTGGTTGTTGGAAGATATTGGTAGGGGAGATCGTACTACTCAATCTCTATTGTCCCAACATCCCACTAGAGGAGAAGCTAAATGGATAGCGAAAGCACCAGGGATAATTGCTGGTTTACCGATTGCGGCTAGGGTGTTTCAACTTTTGAATAATCAAGTTGATTTTGTCAATGTTACCGATGAGGGTACACCTTGTGAACCAGGACAGGTGATAGCGGAAATTAATGGTTCACTGGATACGCTGTTAATGGGGGAAAGGGTAGCGCTTAATTTGGTGATGCGGTTAAGTGGAATTGCCAGTTTGACTAATATATATGTAGAAAAAATAGCTGATTTACCTGCTCAGTTGGTGGATACGCGCAAAACTACTCCAGGGTTGAGAATTTTGGAAAAGTACGCTACTGCTTTGGGTGGTGCGATGAATCACCGGATGGGTTTAGATGATGCGGTGATGATTAAGGATAATCATATTGTTGCGGCTGGGGGAATTGGGGAAGCTATTACCCGCATTCGTTCTCACGTTCCTTATCCTCTGACTATTGAGGTGGAAACGGAAAATTTAGCACAGGTGCGGGAAGCTTTACAGTACAGAGCAGATATTATTATGTTAGATAATATGCCTTTGTCTATGATGAGTGAGGCTGTATTATTGATTCGTAATGAAGATGATCGGGTAAAAATTGAGGCTTCGGGAAATGTAACTCTAGAGACTGTTCGCGCTGTGGCAGAAACTGGGGTTGATTATATTTCTACTAGTGCGCCCATTACTCAGTCTAAATGGTTGGATTTGAGTATGAGAATGGTTTAA
- a CDS encoding type II toxin-antitoxin system HicB family antitoxin, translating to MKTLNQTNKQIEQSPLEYYLKLQYPITFYPDAEGGYVAQIKDLPGCLTQGETLEETMTNINEARELWIETAYEAGDNIPLPSTDDSYSGKLMLRMPKSLHRRLSETAEREGVSLNQYIVYLVSSAT from the coding sequence ATGAAAACACTGAATCAGACGAACAAGCAGATTGAACAATCACCCCTAGAATACTATTTAAAGCTTCAATATCCCATCACTTTTTACCCAGACGCAGAAGGTGGATATGTAGCACAAATCAAAGATTTACCTGGATGTCTCACTCAAGGAGAAACCCTAGAAGAGACAATGACAAATATCAATGAAGCGCGAGAATTGTGGATTGAAACAGCTTATGAAGCAGGTGATAATATTCCTTTACCCAGTACAGATGATAGTTATAGTGGTAAGTTAATGTTAAGAATGCCTAAATCATTACATCGGCGGTTATCTGAAACTGCGGAAAGGGAAGGAGTGAGTTTAAATCAATATATTGTATATTTAGTGAGTTCAGCAACCTAA
- a CDS encoding PspA/IM30 family protein — MEVINRILRVIRANFNSLVSNAEDPEKILETAFMEMQENLVQLRQGVAQAIATQKRTERQAAAGESQAAEWYRRAQLALQQGNDSLAREALTKRKFYQETATTLTSQIQQQKDVVAKLKQDMRTLELKLAEVKTKKDMYIARARSAEASYRLQEMLTGTSAISSLGALERMEEKVLQIEAQSEVASTLGGDDLEKKFASLDSHHDIDTELAAMKTYILNQEENPQPDHNLPKTPEP, encoded by the coding sequence ATGGAAGTTATTAACCGTATTCTGCGGGTGATTCGCGCTAATTTCAATAGTCTGGTTAGCAATGCAGAAGATCCAGAAAAAATTCTGGAAACAGCTTTCATGGAAATGCAGGAGAATTTGGTACAATTGCGTCAAGGGGTAGCTCAAGCGATCGCCACCCAAAAGCGCACAGAACGCCAAGCAGCCGCAGGAGAATCCCAAGCCGCAGAATGGTATCGTCGCGCCCAATTAGCCCTCCAGCAAGGTAATGACTCCCTCGCACGGGAAGCTCTCACCAAACGCAAATTTTACCAAGAGACCGCTACAACTTTAACCAGCCAAATTCAGCAGCAAAAAGATGTAGTCGCCAAATTAAAGCAAGATATGCGGACTTTAGAGTTAAAACTGGCTGAGGTAAAAACTAAGAAAGATATGTATATCGCTCGCGCTCGTTCCGCAGAAGCTTCCTATCGGCTGCAAGAAATGTTAACTGGAACTTCTGCTATATCTAGCTTAGGTGCATTAGAACGAATGGAGGAAAAAGTCTTACAAATAGAAGCACAATCAGAAGTTGCTAGTACACTGGGTGGTGATGATCTAGAAAAAAAATTTGCATCCTTAGATTCTCACCATGATATTGATACAGAACTCGCAGCCATGAAAACTTATATCCTAAATCAAGAAGAAAATCCCCAGCCAGATCATAATTTACCCAAAACACCCGAACCATAA
- a CDS encoding LL-diaminopimelate aminotransferase, producing the protein MQFATRLQPLKSNVFADMDTAKSIALAAGRELIDLSLGSSDLPTENHVIEAIAQSLHDPTTHGYLLFRGTQNFRQAAAQWYEQKFGIPVDPETEVLPLIGSQEGTAHLPLAVLNPGDFALLLDPGYPSHAGGVYLASGQIYPMPIKAENNFLPVFSDIPVTILAQSRLMVLSYPHNPTSAIAPLSFFQEAVAFCQQHNIVLVHDFPYVDLVFAEETQNLKSLVPSILQADPEKSVSIEFFTLSKSYNMGGFRIGYAIGNPQLIQALKQIKATVDFNQYIGILNGAIAALTGPQDGVKSAVDIFRQRRDTFIKALHRIGWNVPTPEATMYIWAKLPTQWSRNSIEFCTELVKKTGVAASPGVGFGQFGEGYVRFALVQKPETLKTAVERISQFLY; encoded by the coding sequence ATGCAGTTTGCTACCCGGTTACAACCCTTAAAATCTAACGTATTTGCCGATATGGACACAGCCAAGTCCATTGCTTTGGCTGCTGGAAGAGAATTAATTGATTTATCTTTAGGTTCTTCAGATTTACCTACCGAGAATCACGTCATAGAAGCGATCGCTCAATCTCTCCATGATCCTACCACTCATGGTTATTTATTATTTCGTGGCACTCAAAATTTCCGTCAAGCCGCAGCCCAGTGGTACGAGCAAAAATTCGGTATCCCAGTTGACCCAGAAACAGAAGTTTTACCCCTAATTGGTTCTCAAGAAGGAACAGCCCATTTACCTTTAGCCGTGCTTAATCCCGGCGATTTTGCTCTATTATTAGATCCTGGTTATCCTTCCCATGCCGGGGGAGTATACTTGGCTAGTGGTCAAATTTACCCAATGCCAATAAAAGCAGAAAATAATTTTTTACCAGTTTTTAGTGATATTCCCGTCACCATTTTAGCCCAGTCGCGGTTAATGGTATTAAGCTATCCTCATAATCCTACCAGTGCGATCGCCCCATTATCCTTCTTTCAAGAAGCCGTAGCCTTTTGTCAACAACATAATATAGTTCTCGTTCACGATTTCCCCTACGTAGATTTAGTTTTCGCAGAAGAAACCCAAAATCTAAAATCCCTTGTTCCCTCAATATTGCAAGCTGACCCCGAAAAAAGCGTCTCTATAGAATTCTTTACCCTGTCTAAGTCCTATAATATGGGTGGCTTCCGCATTGGTTACGCAATTGGGAATCCCCAACTAATTCAAGCCCTCAAGCAAATCAAAGCCACCGTTGATTTTAACCAATATATAGGAATTTTGAACGGAGCGATCGCCGCCCTCACCGGACCCCAAGATGGTGTAAAATCTGCCGTTGATATTTTTCGTCAACGCCGGGACACCTTCATTAAAGCCTTGCACCGTATCGGTTGGAACGTTCCCACACCAGAAGCCACAATGTACATTTGGGCAAAATTACCCACACAATGGAGTCGTAATTCCATAGAATTCTGCACCGAACTAGTTAAAAAAACAGGTGTAGCCGCTTCCCCAGGAGTCGGCTTCGGTCAATTCGGTGAAGGATACGTTCGCTTTGCATTAGTACAAAAACCAGAAACCTTAAAAACTGCTGTAGAGAGAATTTCCCAGTTCCTCTATTAA
- the menB gene encoding 1,4-dihydroxy-2-naphthoyl-CoA synthase — translation MIETDWKTVKTYEDIIYQKTDGIAKITINRPHKRNAFRPKTVFELYEAFWDAKEDTTIGVVLFTGAGPHTDGKYAFCSGGDQSVRGQAGYVDETGIPRLNVLDLQRLIRSMPKVVIALVAGYAIGGGHVLHLICDLTIAADNAIFGQTGPKVGSFDGGFGASYLARIVGQKKAREIWFLCRQYNAQAALEMGLVNIVVPIEQLETEGVQWAQEVLEKSPIAIRCLKSAFNADCDGQAGLQELSGNATLLYYMTEEGAEGKQAFLEKRPPNFRDFPWLP, via the coding sequence ATGATAGAAACCGACTGGAAGACCGTCAAAACCTACGAAGACATCATCTACCAAAAAACCGACGGTATCGCCAAAATCACTATTAACCGTCCCCACAAACGTAACGCATTCCGTCCAAAAACCGTATTTGAACTATACGAAGCCTTTTGGGATGCTAAAGAAGATACCACCATTGGCGTAGTCCTATTTACAGGTGCAGGACCTCATACAGATGGAAAATATGCCTTTTGTTCAGGTGGTGATCAAAGTGTGCGTGGACAAGCAGGTTATGTAGACGAAACTGGAATCCCCCGGTTAAACGTCTTAGACTTGCAACGTCTCATTCGTTCCATGCCCAAAGTCGTTATTGCCCTAGTCGCGGGTTATGCTATTGGCGGGGGTCATGTTCTGCATTTAATTTGTGATTTAACTATTGCGGCTGATAATGCCATTTTTGGGCAAACGGGACCCAAAGTAGGGAGTTTCGATGGTGGTTTTGGTGCTAGTTATTTAGCCAGAATAGTAGGACAAAAAAAAGCCAGGGAAATATGGTTTCTCTGTCGTCAATATAACGCCCAAGCAGCCCTAGAAATGGGCTTGGTTAATATTGTCGTCCCTATAGAACAACTAGAAACAGAAGGCGTACAATGGGCGCAAGAAGTATTAGAAAAAAGTCCCATAGCTATTCGTTGTCTGAAATCAGCATTTAACGCTGACTGTGACGGACAAGCTGGTTTACAAGAATTGTCTGGTAACGCTACTCTACTTTATTACATGACAGAAGAAGGAGCAGAAGGAAAACAAGCCTTTTTGGAAAAACGTCCCCCTAACTTCCGAGATTTTCCTTGGTTGCCTTAA